One window of the Crateriforma spongiae genome contains the following:
- a CDS encoding class I SAM-dependent methyltransferase, giving the protein MFTFGRNYCHRGFVGAALVAVFAVPAVAQSDVTTDSSEPVATADAPTKSVKPGINKSFLSKDLDVQSFVDRFEAESREIFRARQSIVDAIGLKPGDRIADVGTGTGLFVEPFSEAVGKDGWVFATDIAPKFLERVERLIELKSLSNATAVLSGQDDVRLPPNSVDVLFVCDVYHHFEFPSQSLYSIFRAVRPGGQFVIIDFNRIPGESRPWLLDHVRAGKEVFRSEIEDAGFEFVEEVEIPEFEENYFLRFRRPGDGG; this is encoded by the coding sequence TGCGGCACTGGTCGCCGTTTTTGCCGTCCCCGCCGTTGCCCAATCCGACGTCACCACCGATTCCTCGGAACCGGTGGCCACCGCCGACGCACCCACAAAAAGTGTCAAGCCTGGCATTAACAAGTCGTTTTTGAGCAAAGACTTGGATGTCCAGTCCTTCGTCGATCGCTTCGAAGCGGAATCGCGTGAGATCTTTCGCGCACGACAAAGCATCGTCGATGCGATCGGGCTGAAACCCGGGGATCGGATCGCCGACGTGGGCACCGGGACGGGATTGTTCGTCGAACCGTTCAGCGAAGCCGTCGGCAAGGACGGTTGGGTGTTTGCCACGGACATCGCACCGAAATTTTTGGAACGGGTCGAAAGGCTGATCGAATTGAAATCGCTGAGCAACGCGACGGCGGTGCTGTCCGGCCAAGACGACGTGCGGCTTCCGCCCAACAGCGTCGACGTGCTGTTCGTTTGCGACGTTTATCACCATTTCGAATTTCCCAGCCAGTCGCTGTATTCGATTTTCCGCGCCGTTCGCCCCGGCGGGCAATTTGTGATCATCGATTTCAATCGGATCCCCGGCGAATCACGTCCGTGGCTGTTGGATCACGTCCGTGCTGGCAAAGAGGTCTTCCGTAGCGAGATCGAAGACGCGGGGTTCGAATTCGTCGAAGAGGTCGAGATTCCTGAGTTCGAGGAGAACTACTTCCTGCGTTTCCGTCGCCCCGGCGATGGTGGGTGA
- a CDS encoding DUF4347 domain-containing protein, with translation MSFSPLRRFTANTNPRQEPPAQKKPARKNLSDAILARGDGRCGRVAAEYQQPLGWSVSNLEPRLMLAADAGIAVAAPQAPAATIAQTPCPDSASREVCETLVLVADDVADIDLLLADVDPSAEIQLLDSQASLIDQVTTALSGRRDVRTVHLITHGDVGVLRLGDQRVDANQLRDHADQLRQWNDAFAAGADVLVYGCRSAAGDDGLHLIRTMASLAGCDVSASDDVTGFSSDPDASADWVLERQIGAIESELIVTRDVQSRYRYSLADSSESAITVEAAGSTGEEIFELLVDGEVVASWVATTEMQSYHFDTSGYVGAIDPSRVQVRFTNDLYLPDQGFDRNLKVDKVIIDGVSIESESSSTFSSGTWLPGDGIVSGFGRGDVLHTDGFFQYAGPPSPEPVIFADSEWRSDGGGVELSLDTLNDDLVILGSQETAVWTEFQVDGFETIEIDLSISRSGDADERNVTFGVDYFDENYNEIGEFFITMPSGASETYQLPSSAPEGTRSATFWIWMSDSETAGVEEVVVDEFRVRRISTSDDTTPPVASLPAGQTFTYNGRNTPSFVLNLTDDSFAQPGTGSVRVNDNRQLVVTDPNGRQFERSVTFTGGDLPGEGVFVVREIEPGPDGFVEGVYTVTAGRGYLIDGAGNLSEAADLGTFRLEIQDGPDNPDDVTPPAVELLTTQLSLTDGPPEFVLRSSDTESEIRFVPDNFGVVQVTDSSGQIVPTRGIAGGPGPDPRTLFELLGFRDDYVVLPGFYTVSITGDYVIDGGDNLNIPGTLGTFEVIA, from the coding sequence ATGTCGTTCTCGCCGTTGCGTCGGTTCACCGCCAACACGAACCCTCGCCAAGAGCCGCCCGCGCAGAAAAAACCAGCACGGAAGAATCTTTCCGATGCGATCCTAGCCCGCGGCGACGGACGATGCGGTCGAGTGGCGGCGGAATATCAACAGCCTCTCGGTTGGTCGGTCAGCAATCTGGAACCTCGATTGATGCTGGCGGCCGATGCAGGAATCGCCGTCGCGGCGCCGCAAGCACCCGCCGCCACCATCGCACAGACGCCCTGCCCTGATTCGGCGTCGCGTGAAGTCTGCGAGACGTTGGTGTTGGTTGCTGATGACGTTGCCGACATCGATCTGCTGTTGGCCGATGTCGATCCTTCCGCGGAAATCCAACTGTTGGATTCTCAGGCTTCGCTGATCGACCAAGTGACCACGGCACTATCGGGTCGCCGCGATGTCAGGACGGTGCACCTGATCACTCATGGCGACGTGGGCGTGTTGCGACTGGGCGACCAGCGTGTCGACGCGAATCAGTTGCGGGACCATGCGGATCAATTGCGTCAGTGGAACGATGCGTTTGCCGCTGGCGCCGATGTCCTGGTTTACGGATGTCGATCGGCGGCCGGCGATGATGGTTTGCATTTAATCCGAACCATGGCGTCACTTGCCGGTTGTGACGTTTCGGCATCCGACGATGTGACGGGGTTTTCGAGCGATCCGGACGCATCGGCCGACTGGGTTTTGGAACGCCAGATCGGGGCGATCGAATCTGAATTGATCGTGACCCGCGATGTCCAATCCCGTTATCGATACAGCTTGGCCGATTCCTCGGAATCGGCGATCACGGTGGAAGCGGCCGGTTCAACGGGCGAAGAGATCTTTGAACTGTTGGTCGACGGCGAAGTCGTAGCTTCCTGGGTGGCCACGACCGAGATGCAGTCCTACCACTTTGATACCAGCGGCTATGTCGGTGCGATCGATCCGTCACGTGTTCAAGTTCGCTTTACCAACGATTTGTACCTGCCCGATCAAGGATTCGATCGAAACCTAAAGGTCGACAAGGTGATCATTGATGGCGTGTCGATCGAATCGGAATCCAGTTCCACCTTCAGCAGCGGGACTTGGTTGCCCGGCGATGGAATCGTTTCAGGTTTTGGGCGTGGCGATGTGCTGCACACCGACGGATTCTTTCAGTACGCCGGTCCACCGTCGCCAGAACCAGTGATATTTGCGGATTCCGAATGGCGCAGCGATGGCGGTGGAGTGGAACTGTCGCTCGATACCCTGAACGATGACCTCGTGATTTTGGGCAGCCAAGAAACGGCGGTGTGGACGGAGTTCCAAGTCGACGGTTTCGAAACGATTGAGATCGATTTGTCGATCAGCCGCAGCGGTGACGCAGACGAACGGAATGTCACGTTCGGCGTGGATTACTTTGACGAAAATTACAATGAAATCGGCGAGTTCTTCATCACCATGCCGTCGGGCGCAAGCGAGACGTATCAGTTGCCAAGCAGTGCACCGGAGGGGACGAGGTCAGCCACCTTTTGGATTTGGATGAGCGATTCGGAAACAGCGGGCGTCGAAGAAGTCGTGGTCGATGAATTCCGCGTCCGCCGCATCAGCACGTCGGACGACACCACACCGCCAGTGGCTAGTTTGCCGGCGGGGCAAACCTTCACCTACAACGGTCGCAACACACCGTCATTCGTGTTGAACTTGACCGATGATTCGTTTGCCCAACCGGGGACGGGATCGGTTCGCGTCAACGATAACCGTCAATTAGTCGTGACCGATCCAAACGGCCGACAGTTTGAGCGATCGGTGACCTTCACTGGTGGCGATCTGCCAGGCGAAGGCGTGTTCGTGGTTCGCGAAATTGAACCCGGACCCGATGGGTTTGTCGAAGGCGTCTACACCGTCACCGCGGGACGTGGATACCTAATCGACGGTGCGGGCAATCTTAGCGAAGCGGCGGACCTGGGCACTTTCCGTCTGGAGATCCAGGATGGGCCGGACAACCCCGATGACGTAACGCCACCGGCGGTGGAATTGCTGACCACGCAACTTTCGTTGACTGACGGCCCACCGGAATTTGTGCTGCGATCCAGCGACACGGAATCGGAAATCCGGTTCGTCCCCGACAATTTTGGTGTCGTTCAAGTGACCGACAGTTCCGGCCAAATCGTTCCGACGCGTGGGATCGCCGGTGGACCGGGACCCGATCCACGGACGCTGTTTGAATTGCTGGGGTTCCGCGACGATTATGTGGTATTGCCGGGTTTTTACACGGTGTCCATCACGGGGGACTACGTGATTGACGGTGGCGATAACCTGAATATTCCCGGAACGCTGGGAACATTTGAAGTCATCGCCTGA
- a CDS encoding PSD1 and planctomycete cytochrome C domain-containing protein: protein MLRTILRFLVVALCPYVGFAADSNPDDSATPPSRSEVSSKVDFAKQIRPLLNEHCAGCHGGVKAAADLSFASREAAIWAFEPGQPDDSMMVERIESDDPDYVMPPPEHGAPLSDNEKQLVRTWIQQGANWALPWAYQPVRRPSAPSADDPDWCNNEIDAYVLSQLEAIGWKPNEAADPSLWLRRVTFDLTGIPPSVADRRRFLDEVDRFGEAAYAMEVDRLLSDPRFGERWASAWLDQIRYADSRGLGLDGRRRIWKYRDWVVRSINADMPFDEFTIKQIAGDLVDQPSIDDRLATAAHRLTQTNEEGGTDDEEFRVAAVLDRVNTVWQTWQGITFGCVQCHSHPYDPIQHEEYYQFVAFFNNTADCDLNEDYPLLQVPLDETDESRAGKLDRQIESLRKQIFQAESAILNDDVIDWRAPVQFDATADKQTEVIVQDDPRAAAGQEFVTVDTLSSGTTITLTAQPDDAMDALSAIRLTLRPRDPESGLADSEWGFVLSSIKVRSIDAEGKATELPIERLVVDDPDPFMRPSDSLNDKSKQGFAAYSRIHHSRRVALILEQPVKLESDARIEVRLKHNVQLLAAFPLVSRRGRLDLSGDPTISDRLNDPELLQLHRDLNHRISQRQQIPSVGIPVLAERPDHLKRPTHVFDRGLFLTKGQRVQPDVPAVLPDLNTASDGGPADRMDLARWLVSDENPLTPRVFVNRVWARLFGMGLVATEEDFGSSGDPPTHPELLEYLASRFRGSDDWSLKPLVRDIVLSATYRQSANCSDDRRAEDAANRYLARGPRFRMTAEMVRDAALAASGLLSNEIGGAPVHPPIPEGVWKPFQGGDKWDTAPVNSGDRYRRSIYTYTKRSIPYPMFATFDAPSREFCTPRRLRSNTPLQALVTLNDDTFVECASALARSMRHLNRPTSDQIAWGFEAVTTRPPDRDERGRLVRLYEAVLADGGDAEAAMIDVATVLLNLDEITNK, encoded by the coding sequence ATGCTGCGAACGATTCTGCGATTCCTGGTTGTCGCTCTCTGTCCCTACGTCGGTTTCGCGGCGGATTCGAATCCCGACGATTCGGCCACGCCGCCATCACGCTCTGAAGTTTCATCGAAGGTCGATTTTGCCAAACAGATTCGGCCTTTGTTGAACGAGCACTGTGCCGGCTGTCATGGCGGGGTCAAAGCGGCCGCCGATCTGTCCTTTGCCAGTCGCGAGGCCGCCATTTGGGCCTTCGAACCGGGACAGCCTGATGATTCGATGATGGTCGAACGCATCGAATCCGATGATCCCGACTACGTGATGCCGCCACCGGAACACGGGGCCCCGCTGTCCGACAACGAAAAACAGTTGGTGCGAACCTGGATTCAACAGGGTGCGAATTGGGCGTTGCCATGGGCCTATCAACCGGTGCGTCGGCCATCGGCGCCCTCCGCCGATGATCCCGATTGGTGCAACAACGAAATCGACGCGTATGTCTTGTCCCAATTGGAAGCAATCGGCTGGAAACCCAACGAAGCTGCAGATCCGTCACTGTGGCTACGACGCGTGACGTTTGATCTAACCGGAATCCCGCCTTCGGTCGCCGATCGTCGCCGGTTTTTGGATGAAGTGGATCGTTTCGGCGAAGCCGCGTACGCCATGGAAGTCGATCGCTTGCTGTCGGATCCCCGTTTCGGCGAACGCTGGGCGTCGGCTTGGTTGGATCAGATTCGCTACGCCGATTCACGCGGGCTGGGGCTGGATGGACGTCGTCGGATTTGGAAGTATCGCGATTGGGTGGTGCGATCGATCAATGCCGACATGCCGTTTGACGAATTTACCATCAAGCAAATTGCGGGCGATTTGGTCGATCAGCCGTCGATCGACGATCGCTTGGCCACCGCGGCGCATCGTTTGACGCAAACGAATGAAGAAGGTGGTACGGACGACGAGGAATTTCGTGTCGCGGCGGTGCTGGATCGCGTCAATACGGTTTGGCAAACTTGGCAAGGCATCACCTTCGGTTGCGTTCAGTGTCACAGTCACCCGTACGATCCGATTCAGCACGAGGAGTATTACCAGTTCGTCGCGTTCTTCAACAACACGGCCGACTGTGACTTGAACGAAGATTATCCGCTGTTGCAGGTGCCGCTGGACGAGACCGATGAAAGTCGGGCGGGCAAATTGGATCGCCAGATCGAATCGCTTCGGAAGCAAATTTTCCAGGCCGAATCAGCAATCCTGAACGACGACGTGATCGACTGGCGGGCTCCGGTGCAATTCGATGCAACGGCCGACAAGCAAACCGAGGTCATCGTCCAAGACGACCCGCGTGCCGCAGCGGGACAGGAGTTCGTGACGGTCGATACGCTTTCCAGCGGTACGACAATTACATTGACCGCCCAGCCGGATGACGCCATGGATGCATTGTCGGCGATCCGGCTGACGCTGCGGCCGCGTGATCCCGAAAGCGGTTTGGCCGATTCGGAATGGGGGTTCGTGCTGTCGTCGATCAAGGTCCGTTCCATCGACGCGGAGGGCAAGGCAACGGAACTGCCGATCGAAAGGCTGGTGGTCGATGATCCGGATCCTTTCATGCGTCCCAGTGATTCGCTGAATGACAAAAGCAAACAGGGCTTCGCAGCCTACAGTCGGATTCACCATTCGCGACGTGTCGCACTGATATTGGAACAGCCCGTCAAGCTGGAAAGCGACGCGCGGATCGAGGTGCGTCTGAAACACAACGTCCAATTGTTGGCCGCGTTCCCATTGGTCAGCCGACGCGGGCGGTTGGATCTGTCGGGTGATCCGACGATTTCCGATCGTTTGAATGATCCAGAATTACTGCAACTTCACCGCGATCTGAATCATCGGATCAGTCAGCGACAGCAAATACCCAGTGTTGGGATTCCCGTCCTGGCGGAACGTCCGGATCATTTGAAACGTCCGACCCACGTGTTCGATCGCGGGTTGTTTTTGACCAAGGGGCAACGGGTTCAGCCAGATGTTCCAGCGGTACTGCCGGACTTGAACACGGCCTCCGATGGCGGTCCGGCCGATCGTATGGACTTGGCCCGGTGGCTGGTCAGCGATGAAAATCCGCTGACGCCACGTGTCTTTGTCAATCGTGTTTGGGCGCGGCTGTTCGGAATGGGGTTGGTGGCCACGGAGGAGGATTTCGGCAGCAGCGGTGATCCGCCGACGCATCCGGAATTGCTTGAATATCTGGCGTCTCGGTTTCGCGGCAGCGACGATTGGTCGCTGAAGCCATTGGTGCGTGACATTGTGTTGTCGGCAACGTATCGTCAATCGGCCAACTGCAGCGACGACCGGCGGGCCGAGGATGCCGCGAATCGTTATTTGGCACGCGGACCGCGATTCCGCATGACGGCGGAAATGGTCCGTGACGCCGCACTGGCCGCCAGCGGTCTGTTGTCCAACGAAATTGGCGGCGCACCGGTTCATCCGCCGATCCCCGAAGGCGTGTGGAAACCGTTTCAGGGTGGTGACAAATGGGACACTGCACCGGTCAACAGCGGTGATCGTTATCGGCGTTCGATCTACACGTATACCAAACGTAGCATCCCGTATCCCATGTTTGCGACATTCGATGCACCGTCGCGAGAATTTTGTACGCCACGACGCCTACGCAGCAACACTCCGCTGCAAGCATTGGTCACGCTGAATGACGATACCTTTGTTGAATGTGCCAGCGCATTGGCACGCTCCATGCGACATCTGAATCGACCAACATCAGACCAAATTGCTTGGGGTTTCGAAGCGGTGACCACGCGCCCGCCCGATCGCGATGAACGTGGCCGTTTGGTTCGCTTGTACGAAGCAGTGTTGGCGGATGGCGGCGATGCCGAAGCGGCGATGATCGATGTGGCCACCGTGCTGTTGAATCTGGACGAGATTACCAACAAGTAA
- a CDS encoding DUF1501 domain-containing protein: protein MQRENLSQTFQRRRIDDVTRRRFLMDCPIGLGAIWMASQAATSQANPSKIQINHAPDNPLSPLEPPKPAKVKRVIYLHMVGAPSQLELFDYKPDLDRLNGKPCPDSFLEGKRFAFINGRPMMLGPQYPFARHGDSGTWVSDRLPHLAKHADDLCLIKTMQTEQFNHGPAQLMVHTGAAPMGSPSIGSWVTWGLGSENADLPGFIVLLSGGRLPRVGKALWGSGFLPSVYQGVQCRSQGEPVLCAANPEGVTRQSRRRVLDALEDMNRQSLQRFGDPETVTRIAQYEMAYRMQAAAPEVMNLRSETAATLEAYGADPDKESFANNCLLARRLVEQGVRYVQLFDWGWDSHGAAKSEALNHGFQDKCQQTDKPIAALLADLKQRGLMDETLVIWGGEFGRTPMRENRGGGEMTFVGRDHNPEAFTMWMAGAGVRSGMTYGETDPVGYTAAENPVHLRDFHATLLHLLGFDHHSMSVRFKGLDQRLTGVKPAKVIHDIVA from the coding sequence ATGCAACGCGAAAACCTTTCCCAGACATTTCAACGTCGTCGCATCGACGACGTGACGCGACGGCGTTTCTTGATGGATTGTCCCATCGGCTTGGGTGCGATCTGGATGGCCAGTCAGGCCGCAACGTCGCAGGCAAATCCGTCGAAGATTCAAATCAATCACGCGCCCGACAATCCGCTTAGCCCGCTGGAACCGCCGAAGCCGGCGAAGGTCAAACGCGTGATCTATTTGCACATGGTGGGCGCGCCCAGCCAGCTGGAACTGTTCGATTACAAACCGGATTTAGATCGGCTTAATGGCAAGCCGTGCCCCGATTCCTTCTTGGAAGGAAAACGATTCGCCTTCATCAACGGTCGCCCCATGATGCTAGGGCCGCAGTATCCGTTTGCTCGGCACGGCGACAGCGGCACTTGGGTCAGTGATCGGCTGCCGCACTTGGCCAAACATGCCGACGATCTGTGTTTGATCAAAACGATGCAGACCGAACAGTTCAACCACGGTCCGGCCCAGTTGATGGTGCACACCGGTGCGGCGCCGATGGGTTCGCCGTCGATCGGATCCTGGGTGACTTGGGGACTGGGCAGCGAAAACGCCGACCTTCCCGGTTTCATCGTGCTGTTGTCCGGTGGACGATTGCCTCGTGTCGGCAAAGCGTTGTGGGGATCCGGTTTTTTGCCATCGGTTTATCAAGGCGTCCAGTGCCGCAGTCAAGGCGAACCGGTATTGTGTGCGGCGAATCCCGAAGGCGTGACGCGTCAATCCCGACGACGAGTTTTGGATGCACTGGAGGACATGAACCGCCAGTCGTTGCAACGGTTCGGTGATCCGGAAACGGTCACCCGCATCGCGCAGTACGAAATGGCCTATCGGATGCAAGCGGCTGCACCGGAGGTGATGAATCTGCGCAGCGAAACGGCGGCTACCCTGGAGGCTTACGGTGCCGATCCCGACAAAGAATCGTTTGCCAACAATTGCTTGCTGGCGAGACGTTTGGTCGAACAAGGGGTCCGCTATGTCCAACTGTTCGACTGGGGTTGGGACTCGCACGGTGCGGCCAAGTCCGAAGCGCTGAACCATGGCTTTCAAGACAAGTGTCAGCAGACCGACAAGCCGATTGCGGCGTTGTTGGCAGATTTGAAGCAACGTGGCTTGATGGATGAAACACTGGTCATCTGGGGCGGCGAATTTGGACGGACACCCATGCGAGAGAATCGTGGCGGTGGCGAAATGACCTTCGTCGGCCGCGATCACAACCCGGAAGCTTTCACGATGTGGATGGCCGGCGCGGGTGTGCGCAGCGGTATGACCTATGGTGAAACGGATCCGGTTGGTTACACGGCGGCGGAAAACCCGGTCCACTTGCGCGACTTTCATGCCACGCTGCTACATCTGCTGGGATTTGATCACCATTCGATGAGTGTGCGTTTCAAGGGGCTCGATCAACGTTTGACAGGCGTGAAGCCGGCGAAAGTCATCCACGACATCGTCGCCTAG
- a CDS encoding alkaline phosphatase D family protein, with amino-acid sequence MASTSMRAVALLIGTLWFGAVIPAQRLSAEDTDFADARARDPIRLTHGPMLGHVRHDRVRVWGRTSDPGQFVVRFGKDPNHLTMVSRPATTRLEDDNTGSVTVDGLKPDTRYHYQLVVNDRPHGLPGSFRTLPSADASRNQQYNPDGLFNFRFQIGSCANQNPLHGIGHRTPTYEHLNRDWADDVHFHIMNGDWLYEELRDYPAEAWRLVQGAPQHPKVTEVMPTITGVWENYKLYLSRGVELAKWHRHVPSYFTFDDHELVNDIWGSGQPGKRHRRTVFRDIGTKAWMNYLGWANPMAFDHPVHFGFASMKAGSDRLVDPEADFTALPLDQMGNLHVHWGTAAAGVNDMQFDDDSGNQNSYVYDIAEVIDKHTLRLHMPAKVDDPRVSYSIGRRSYGSFRVGNCDFYLLDTRGNRDMHDVTDRGKAGVSMLGDDQYQWLIDSMRSSDADFFFVVSTVPFMIPHSGAGGFEADAANKEEAWTGFFDERERLIDAWSDLGKKVFVMTGDLHNSFAIKITDDIWEFCCGPHNSVNHVPELDESDRPATGKFKFGPRECDIRWSSYILADVPRLQRLYPHYCVVQINNVFNMPVQRGDKRLVAYPHPQVVFQYYDGWTGELSYAEAISVDR; translated from the coding sequence ATGGCATCCACTTCGATGCGCGCGGTCGCATTGCTTATCGGTACGCTTTGGTTCGGCGCCGTCATACCTGCGCAACGTTTGTCCGCGGAAGACACTGATTTTGCCGACGCGCGTGCTCGCGATCCGATCCGCTTGACTCACGGTCCCATGTTGGGGCACGTGCGGCACGATCGCGTTCGTGTTTGGGGCCGCACCTCGGATCCCGGCCAGTTTGTCGTGCGTTTTGGTAAAGACCCAAATCATTTAACGATGGTAAGTCGGCCGGCCACAACACGATTGGAAGATGACAATACGGGTTCAGTGACCGTGGATGGTTTGAAGCCAGACACGCGCTATCACTATCAATTGGTCGTAAACGATCGCCCCCATGGTTTGCCCGGATCATTTCGAACGTTGCCCAGCGCCGATGCATCACGGAACCAGCAATACAACCCGGACGGTTTGTTCAATTTTCGATTCCAGATCGGTTCTTGTGCGAATCAAAATCCGTTGCACGGTATCGGGCACCGCACGCCGACCTACGAGCATCTGAATCGGGATTGGGCCGACGACGTTCACTTTCACATCATGAACGGCGACTGGTTGTACGAAGAACTTCGTGACTATCCGGCCGAGGCTTGGCGACTGGTTCAAGGTGCACCGCAGCACCCCAAAGTCACTGAAGTGATGCCGACGATCACCGGGGTTTGGGAAAACTACAAGCTTTATCTTTCACGCGGTGTCGAACTGGCGAAGTGGCACCGTCATGTTCCCAGCTATTTCACCTTTGATGACCACGAATTGGTCAACGACATCTGGGGCAGTGGCCAGCCGGGCAAACGTCACCGCCGGACGGTGTTTCGGGATATCGGTACCAAGGCCTGGATGAACTACCTAGGCTGGGCCAACCCGATGGCGTTTGATCACCCCGTCCACTTCGGGTTTGCTTCAATGAAGGCGGGCAGCGACCGACTGGTCGATCCCGAAGCGGATTTCACAGCGTTGCCGCTGGATCAGATGGGCAATTTGCACGTGCATTGGGGCACCGCAGCGGCCGGCGTGAATGACATGCAATTCGACGATGATTCGGGCAACCAAAATTCGTACGTCTACGACATCGCTGAGGTGATCGACAAACACACGCTGCGTTTGCACATGCCGGCCAAGGTCGATGATCCACGCGTCAGCTATTCGATCGGACGTCGCAGCTATGGCAGCTTTCGCGTCGGAAACTGCGATTTCTATCTGCTGGACACGCGGGGAAACCGTGACATGCACGATGTGACCGATCGTGGAAAGGCGGGGGTGTCCATGTTGGGCGACGACCAATACCAGTGGCTGATCGATTCGATGCGTTCCAGCGACGCGGACTTCTTCTTTGTTGTTTCCACCGTTCCATTCATGATTCCGCACAGCGGCGCGGGCGGCTTCGAAGCTGATGCCGCGAACAAGGAAGAAGCTTGGACTGGATTTTTTGACGAACGTGAAAGGCTGATCGATGCTTGGTCAGACCTGGGTAAGAAAGTCTTCGTCATGACCGGAGACTTGCACAACAGCTTTGCCATCAAGATCACCGATGACATTTGGGAGTTTTGTTGCGGGCCGCACAACAGCGTCAATCACGTGCCGGAATTGGATGAAAGTGATCGTCCGGCGACCGGCAAGTTCAAGTTCGGACCGCGTGAATGCGATATCCGCTGGAGCAGCTACATTCTGGCAGACGTTCCTCGATTACAGCGATTGTACCCGCACTACTGTGTGGTCCAAATCAACAACGTGTTCAACATGCCGGTCCAGCGTGGCGACAAACGCTTGGTGGCGTATCCGCATCCACAGGTCGTGTTCCAATACTACGACGGTTGGACCGGTGAATTGTCCTATGCCGAAGCCATCTCGGTGGACCGATGA
- a CDS encoding SDR family NAD(P)-dependent oxidoreductase: protein MTGSDRDALLPMQGTNVVVTGASSGIGRSIAIDLAAAGAARVLVHYRTNEPGADETADMVRSAGADALCLSADFAHDDDIDRFAQEAFQRLGHVDTWVNNAGVDVLTGDAAQWTFQEKLERLLRVEVVGTARLSRHVIDRLQKQTGNPPPSLTFISWDQAIEGMEMDAGQMFGPVKAAVRAFANSLAQQVAPKIRVNTVAPGWIRTSWGDSTSEYWDRRAREQSLMQRWGTPQDVADAVRYLATARHTFVTGQTINVNGGFSRRFQ, encoded by the coding sequence ATGACCGGCAGTGATCGTGACGCATTGCTTCCCATGCAAGGAACGAATGTGGTCGTTACCGGTGCTTCATCGGGCATCGGGCGATCCATCGCGATCGACTTGGCCGCCGCGGGGGCCGCACGCGTGCTGGTGCACTATCGCACCAACGAGCCGGGGGCCGACGAAACGGCGGACATGGTTCGATCCGCAGGGGCCGATGCTTTGTGCCTGTCCGCGGATTTCGCACACGATGACGATATCGATCGTTTTGCCCAGGAAGCCTTTCAACGTCTCGGTCATGTCGACACGTGGGTCAACAACGCGGGCGTCGATGTGCTGACCGGCGATGCGGCCCAGTGGACGTTTCAGGAAAAGCTGGAACGTTTGCTGCGCGTTGAAGTTGTCGGCACGGCTCGCTTGTCGCGACACGTCATCGACCGGTTGCAGAAGCAAACCGGCAACCCTCCGCCATCGCTAACTTTCATCAGTTGGGATCAAGCGATTGAGGGAATGGAGATGGATGCGGGGCAGATGTTTGGTCCTGTCAAAGCTGCCGTGCGTGCGTTTGCCAATAGTCTGGCCCAGCAAGTTGCGCCGAAAATTCGCGTCAATACTGTGGCTCCTGGATGGATTCGCACCAGCTGGGGCGACAGCACCAGCGAATACTGGGACCGCCGGGCCCGGGAACAGTCGTTGATGCAACGTTGGGGAACCCCTCAAGATGTCGCCGACGCGGTCCGTTACCTCGCCACCGCACGACACACATTCGTTACCGGCCAAACGATCAACGTCAACGGTGGGTTTTCACGTCGGTTTCAGTAG
- a CDS encoding haloacid dehalogenase type II: MLLLPIAKPIFADPPKAESMSRPTVLIFDVNETLLDLKPLKTSVGSVLNGREDLLPLWFSTMLHYSLVENSIDQYHSFGDIGVAALQMVANREGISLSPEQAREAIVPVIRSLPAHPDVIEGLRALKKQGYRLVSLTNSSTAGAEAQLQNAGLTDLFEKRYSVEAVRKFKPDGATYRMVLDDMGVAPSDAMMVAAHAWDLAGADHVGLQTAFIARPGASLYPNANKPDVIVDNLHELANRLAR; encoded by the coding sequence ATGCTGTTATTGCCGATTGCCAAACCCATCTTTGCCGACCCACCGAAGGCAGAATCAATGTCGCGCCCCACCGTTCTGATCTTTGACGTCAATGAAACGTTGCTGGACTTGAAACCGCTCAAAACGTCGGTGGGATCCGTGCTTAACGGGCGGGAAGATTTATTGCCGCTGTGGTTTTCAACGATGCTGCATTACTCGTTGGTTGAAAACTCGATCGACCAGTATCACAGCTTTGGCGACATCGGCGTTGCGGCCCTGCAAATGGTGGCCAATCGTGAGGGGATCTCTCTGTCGCCCGAACAGGCCCGCGAAGCCATCGTTCCGGTGATCCGATCGTTGCCGGCGCATCCAGATGTGATCGAAGGGCTGCGAGCGTTGAAAAAACAGGGCTATCGATTGGTCAGCTTGACCAATTCGTCGACCGCTGGGGCCGAAGCTCAGCTACAAAACGCCGGGCTGACGGACTTATTTGAAAAGCGATACAGCGTTGAGGCGGTCCGCAAGTTCAAGCCGGATGGTGCCACCTACCGAATGGTTCTGGATGACATGGGCGTGGCTCCTTCGGATGCCATGATGGTCGCCGCTCATGCCTGGGACCTCGCAGGCGCCGATCACGTGGGACTACAGACCGCCTTCATCGCTCGCCCCGGCGCATCGCTGTATCCGAATGCGAACAAGCCAGACGTCATCGTTGATAATCTACATGAACTGGCGAATCGATTGGCTCGGTGA